A genomic window from Lycium barbarum isolate Lr01 chromosome 4, ASM1917538v2, whole genome shotgun sequence includes:
- the LOC132637202 gene encoding AP2-like ethylene-responsive transcription factor At1g16060 — protein sequence MNASTIKCERETPGRRNLCVVDYDIPVNKCVKRQRKSPTVAAIVNDDNHNGQKSPKADQKNIVQTPTTKRSSRFRGVSRHRWTGRYEAHLWDKASWNVTQKKKGKQVYLGAYDEEESAARAYDLAAIKYWGSSTFTNFPISDYEKEIEIMQNMTKEEHLASLRRRSSGFARGVSKYRGVARHHHNNRWEARIGRVFGNKYLYLGTYSTQEEAARAYDIAAIEYRGTNAMTNFDMNTYIRWLKPSANSQMPFQDLASENQPIRTNITNDMINPLNDSSYSFNPNYFTINTEKLYDIPQSQEPVERKMPLISPRKKSSSPTALSLLLRSSMFQELVEKNSSTASDETEDNNMKNRTQLSTENECVFYTNDKLPKLESLENGTTSALCDRAEEQFFWNLMA from the exons ATGAATGCAAGCACTATTAAATGTGAAAGGGAAACACCAGGAAGAAGAAATTTGTGTGTGGTAGATTATGATATTCCAGTTAACAAATGTGTTAAAAGGCAACGAAAATCTCCTACTGTTGCGGCTATAGTGAATGATGATAATCACAATGGCCAAAAGTCACCAAAAGCtgatcaaaaaaatattgttCAAACTCCTACTACTAAGAGAAGTTCAAGATTCAGAGGTGTTAGCag GCATCGGTGGACAGGGCGTTATGAAGCTCATTTGTGGGATAAGGCTTCTTGGAATGTTACTCAGAAAAAGAAGGGGAAACAAGTCTATCTTG GAGCATACGACGAAGAAGAATCAGCAGCAAGAGCTTATGATTTGGCAGCAATCAAGTACTGGGGTTCATCAACTTTCACCAATTTTCCC ATATCTGATTATGAGAAGGAAATTGAGATCATGCAAAATATGACAAAGGAAGAGCATTTAGCCTCTTTAAGAAG AAGAAGCAGTGGTTTTGCCCGAGGTGTATCTAAGTACAGAGGAGTTGCAAG GCATCATCATAATAATAGATGGGAAGCAAGAATTGGACGAGTTTTTGGTAACAAATATCTATACTTAGGTACTTACA GTACTCAAGAAGAGGCAGCTCGAGCTTATGACATTGCAGCAATTGAATACAGAGGAACTAATGCGATGACTAACTTTGACATGAACACATACATTAGATGGCTAAAACCAAGTGCCAATTCTCAAATGCCATTCCAAGATTTAGCATCAGAAAATCAGCCTATACGAACTAATATCACTAATGACATGATTAACCCGTTAAACGACTCTTCATACTCATTCAATCCCAATTATTTCACCATCAATACTGAAAAACTGTATGATATACCACAAAGCCAGGAACCTGTTGAAAGAAAAATGCCATTAATTAGTCCTCGCAAGAAATCATCCTCACCTACTGCTCTAAGCCTTCTGCTTCGATCCTCCATGTTTCAAGAGCTTGTTGAGAAGAATTCAAGCACTGCTTCTGATGAGACTGAAGATAATAACATGAAGAACAGAACACAATTAAGCACAGAAAACGAGTGTGTGTTTTACACAAACGATAAGTTGCCAAAATTGGAGTCTTTGGAGAATGGTACAACTTCAGCTTTGTGTGATAGAGCAGAGGAGCAGTTCTTTTGGAATCTGATGGCTTAA
- the LOC132635352 gene encoding uncharacterized protein LOC132635352 produces the protein MALQTGIGLGRIIFIVGAGYTGTVLFQNGKLSDVIGELQNLIKNYEKSGEADGGDSDVMAAQVRRLAMEVRQLASARSITVLNGNSSGNLTSLIMPTAAVGALGYGYMWWKGLSFSDLMYVTKKSMADAVSNMTKHLGHVSEALAATKRHLTQKIENVDGKLDDQMEMSKLLRNEVNDVRGDLSEIGCDLDDLQRMVSGLDGKLLSLEGKQELANAGVMYLCNVVNGKRVKMPDTLQEQLKIVGNSTPSLMGLKELSDSLPQGNSNRYLTDGIAEDGPVKLKDPPRRIMRTASTKG, from the exons ATGGCTTTACAAACTGGAATAGGCTTAGGCAGAATTATCTTTATAGTTGGCGCTG GGTATACTGGTACTGTGCTGTTTCAAAACGGTAAATTATCTGATGTAATTGGCGAACTTCAG AACTtgataaaaaattatgaaaaatcaGGGGAGGCAGATGGTGGAGATTCGGATGTTATGGCTGCACAG GTTCGTAGGCTGGCAATGGAGGTTCGACAATTGGCTTCCGCACGATCAATTACTGTTCTAAATGGAAATTCTAGTG GTAACTTGACATCTCTTATCATGCCAACTGCTGCAGTAGGGGCACTGGGTTATGGATATATGTGGTGGAAG GGTCTATCATTCTCTGACCTTATGTATGTAACCAAAAAGAGTATGGCGGATGCCGTTTCAAATATGACAAAGCACTTGGGTCATGTTTCTGAGGCGCTTGCT GCAACAAAGAGACATTTGACACAGAAAATTGAGAATGTCGATGGGAAATTGGATGATCAAATGGAGATGTCAAAACTATTAAGGAATGAG GTTAATGATGTGCGTGGTGATCTATCCGAAATTGGTTGTGATTTGGATGATTTACAGAGAATGGTTTCTGGTCTG GATGGCAAGTTACTTTCCTTGGAAGGCAAACAG GAACTTGCAAATGCTGGTGTTATGTACCTGTGCAATGTAGTCAATGGAAAAAGGGTGAAGATGCCTGACACACTTCAG GAACAACTCAAAATTGTGGGCAACTCTACACCTAGTCTGATG GGCCTTAAAGAACTTTCAGACTCTTTACCACAAGGAAATTCCAATAGGTATCTAACTGACGGCATCGCCGAAGATGGTCCTGTTAAGTTAAAAGATCCACCAAGACGCATAATGAG GACGGCTTCTACCAAGGGCTGA